A genomic region of Miscanthus floridulus cultivar M001 chromosome 3, ASM1932011v1, whole genome shotgun sequence contains the following coding sequences:
- the LOC136545808 gene encoding inositol transporter 4-like isoform X2 gives MEGGIHKAESTEFRDLLYLTSKQPFVLRLAFSAGIGGLLFGYDTGVISGALLYIRDDFEQVEKSTVLQETIVSMAVAGAIFGAGAGGWMNDRFGRRPSILIADILFLAGSIVMAFAPAPPVIIVGRVLVGLGVGMASMTSPLYISEASPARIRGALVNGTWRWMLGVAGVPALLQFVLMLALPESPRWLYRKDRKREAEEIMRKVYPPEEVEEEIEALRASVEADMAQERSLGGAGLAGTLRKAFGSVVVRRGLTAGVLCQVAQQFVGINTVMYYSPTIVQLAGFASNSTALALSLVTSGLNAAGSVVSMFFVDKAGRRRLMLLSLTGVVACLGMLSGVFFAVDSHSPDVSLAGTALFGANGTCPEFDLATVAGVEWTCAQCIKAPSECGFCADTDKLLPGACLRTSDALRRACRAGRREWYTRGCPSSFGWLALVALGAYIVSYSPGMGSVPWLINSEVYPLRFRGVCGGIAAVANWTSNLLVTQTFLSLTQTLGTAGTFLLFGGVSAMAFLLIFLLVPETKGLQFEEVEQMLGSKDYKAWKKFNSKA, from the exons ATGGAAGGTGGCATCCACAAAgcagagagcaccgagttcaggGACTTGCTCTACCTGACGTCAAAGCAGCCCTTCGTACTTCGCCTCGCCTTCTCCGCCGGCATCGGTGGCCTCCTCTTCGGCTATGATACTG GCGTCATATCAGGAGCTCTCCTGTACATCCGAGACGATTTCGAGCAGGTCGAGAAAAGCACCGTGCTGCAG GAGACGATTGTGAGCATGGCGGTGGCGGGGGCAATTtttggcgccggcgccggcggctggATGAATGACCGGTTCGGGCGGCGGCCGTCGATCCTCATCGCCGACATTCTCTTCCTGGCCGGCTCTATCGTCATGGCTTTCGCACCGGCGCCCCCGGTCATAATCGTGGGCAGGGTCCTGGTCGGACTTGGCGTCGGGATGGCCTCCATGACGTCGCCGCTGTACATCTCCGAGGCCTCGCCGGCGAGGATCCGGGGCGCGCTG GTGAACGGGACGTGGCGATGGATGCTCGGAGTGGCCGGCGTGCCGGCGCTCCTCCAGTTCGTGCTCATGCTAGCGCTGCCGGAGTCGCCGCGGTGGCTGTACAGGAAGGACCGGAAAAGAGAGGCCGAGGAGATCATGCGGAAGGTGTACCCGCCGGAGGAGGTCGAGGAGGAGATCGAGGCGCTGCGGGCGTCGGTGGAGGCGGACATGGCCCAGGAACGGTCCCTCGGCGGCGCGGGGCTGGCCGGCACGCTCAGGAAGGCGTTCGGCAGCGTGGTGGTCCGGCGCGGGCTCACCGCGGGCGTGCTCTGCCAGGTGGCGCAGCAGTTCGTCGGCATCAACACCGTCATGTACTACAGCCCGACCATCGTGCAGCTCGCCGGGTTCGCGTCCAACAGCACGGCGCTGGCGCTGTCTCTCGTCACCTCGGGGCTCAACGCCGCCGGGTCCGTGGTGAGCATGTTCTTCGTGGACAAGGCGGGACGGCGGCGGCTGATGCTGCTCAGCCTCACGGGCGTCGTGGCGTGCCTCGGCATGCTGAGCGGCGTCTTCTTCGCGGTGGACAGCCACTCGCCGGACGTCAGCCTGGCCGGGACGGCGCTCTTCGGCGCCAACGGCACGTGCCCGGAGTTCGACCTCGCCACCGTGGCCGGGGTAGAGTGGACCTGCGCCCAGTGCATCAAGGCTCCCTCCGAATGCGGCTTCTGCGCGGACACCGACAAGCTCCTGCCGGGCGCCTGCCTCAGGACGTCGGACGCGTTGCGGCGCGCGTGCCGGGCGGGGCGGCGCGAGTGGTACACGAGGGGCTGCCCGAGCTCCTTTGGCTGGCTGGCGCTGGTGGCGCTGGGCGCGTACATCGTGTCCTACTCCCCGGGCATGGGCAGCGTGCCGTGGCTCATCAACTCCGAGGTGTACCCGCTCCGGTTCCGGGGCGTCTGCGGCGGCATCGCGGCGGTGGCCAACTGGACGTCCAACCTGCTGGTGACGCAGACGTTCCTCAGCCTCACGCAGACGCTGGGCACGGCGGGCACGTTCCTGCTCTTCGGTGGCGTGTCGGCGATGGCGTTCCTGCTCATATTCCTTCTGGTGCCGGAGACCAAGGGGCTgcagttcgaggaggtggagcaGATGCTGGGGAGCAAGGACTACAAGGCCTGGAAGAAGTTCAATTCCAAGGCCTGA
- the LOC136545808 gene encoding inositol transporter 4-like isoform X1, translated as MEGGIHKAESTEFRDLLYLTSKQPFVLRLAFSAGIGGLLFGYDTGVISGALLYIRDDFEQVEKSTVLQETIVSMAVAGAIFGAGAGGWMNDRFGRRPSILIADILFLAGSIVMAFAPAPPVIIVGRVLVGLGVGMASMTSPLYISEASPARIRGALVSTNGLLITAGQFLSYLINLAFTKVNGTWRWMLGVAGVPALLQFVLMLALPESPRWLYRKDRKREAEEIMRKVYPPEEVEEEIEALRASVEADMAQERSLGGAGLAGTLRKAFGSVVVRRGLTAGVLCQVAQQFVGINTVMYYSPTIVQLAGFASNSTALALSLVTSGLNAAGSVVSMFFVDKAGRRRLMLLSLTGVVACLGMLSGVFFAVDSHSPDVSLAGTALFGANGTCPEFDLATVAGVEWTCAQCIKAPSECGFCADTDKLLPGACLRTSDALRRACRAGRREWYTRGCPSSFGWLALVALGAYIVSYSPGMGSVPWLINSEVYPLRFRGVCGGIAAVANWTSNLLVTQTFLSLTQTLGTAGTFLLFGGVSAMAFLLIFLLVPETKGLQFEEVEQMLGSKDYKAWKKFNSKA; from the exons ATGGAAGGTGGCATCCACAAAgcagagagcaccgagttcaggGACTTGCTCTACCTGACGTCAAAGCAGCCCTTCGTACTTCGCCTCGCCTTCTCCGCCGGCATCGGTGGCCTCCTCTTCGGCTATGATACTG GCGTCATATCAGGAGCTCTCCTGTACATCCGAGACGATTTCGAGCAGGTCGAGAAAAGCACCGTGCTGCAG GAGACGATTGTGAGCATGGCGGTGGCGGGGGCAATTtttggcgccggcgccggcggctggATGAATGACCGGTTCGGGCGGCGGCCGTCGATCCTCATCGCCGACATTCTCTTCCTGGCCGGCTCTATCGTCATGGCTTTCGCACCGGCGCCCCCGGTCATAATCGTGGGCAGGGTCCTGGTCGGACTTGGCGTCGGGATGGCCTCCATGACGTCGCCGCTGTACATCTCCGAGGCCTCGCCGGCGAGGATCCGGGGCGCGCTGGTGAGCACCAACGGCCTGCTCATCACGGCGGGGCAGTTCCTCTCCTACCTCATCAACCTGGCCTTCACCAAGGTGAACGGGACGTGGCGATGGATGCTCGGAGTGGCCGGCGTGCCGGCGCTCCTCCAGTTCGTGCTCATGCTAGCGCTGCCGGAGTCGCCGCGGTGGCTGTACAGGAAGGACCGGAAAAGAGAGGCCGAGGAGATCATGCGGAAGGTGTACCCGCCGGAGGAGGTCGAGGAGGAGATCGAGGCGCTGCGGGCGTCGGTGGAGGCGGACATGGCCCAGGAACGGTCCCTCGGCGGCGCGGGGCTGGCCGGCACGCTCAGGAAGGCGTTCGGCAGCGTGGTGGTCCGGCGCGGGCTCACCGCGGGCGTGCTCTGCCAGGTGGCGCAGCAGTTCGTCGGCATCAACACCGTCATGTACTACAGCCCGACCATCGTGCAGCTCGCCGGGTTCGCGTCCAACAGCACGGCGCTGGCGCTGTCTCTCGTCACCTCGGGGCTCAACGCCGCCGGGTCCGTGGTGAGCATGTTCTTCGTGGACAAGGCGGGACGGCGGCGGCTGATGCTGCTCAGCCTCACGGGCGTCGTGGCGTGCCTCGGCATGCTGAGCGGCGTCTTCTTCGCGGTGGACAGCCACTCGCCGGACGTCAGCCTGGCCGGGACGGCGCTCTTCGGCGCCAACGGCACGTGCCCGGAGTTCGACCTCGCCACCGTGGCCGGGGTAGAGTGGACCTGCGCCCAGTGCATCAAGGCTCCCTCCGAATGCGGCTTCTGCGCGGACACCGACAAGCTCCTGCCGGGCGCCTGCCTCAGGACGTCGGACGCGTTGCGGCGCGCGTGCCGGGCGGGGCGGCGCGAGTGGTACACGAGGGGCTGCCCGAGCTCCTTTGGCTGGCTGGCGCTGGTGGCGCTGGGCGCGTACATCGTGTCCTACTCCCCGGGCATGGGCAGCGTGCCGTGGCTCATCAACTCCGAGGTGTACCCGCTCCGGTTCCGGGGCGTCTGCGGCGGCATCGCGGCGGTGGCCAACTGGACGTCCAACCTGCTGGTGACGCAGACGTTCCTCAGCCTCACGCAGACGCTGGGCACGGCGGGCACGTTCCTGCTCTTCGGTGGCGTGTCGGCGATGGCGTTCCTGCTCATATTCCTTCTGGTGCCGGAGACCAAGGGGCTgcagttcgaggaggtggagcaGATGCTGGGGAGCAAGGACTACAAGGCCTGGAAGAAGTTCAATTCCAAGGCCTGA